The window GATGGAAACGCGTTTAGTAATAATCAGTGAGCGCCAAAGAGCCGCTCGAGGCTTGCCACCACTGGAGACCATCCAGTAGGTCTGTATTACGAGTGCTTGCAAATCGTTTCTCGAAACAAAGAGAGCCTactactaatatatatagaaGCAGTATGAGAATTTACAATAGTCTTTGGCATATTCAGAGCCACAGCTATTGGATCATCTTACTATCTCGCATTGTCCTTTCGACTGCATTTCATATTTTGCATCAGGTATATCTATTCGATGCTCTCTGTTTACCAAGTTTCGGGTGAGATTTTGGCAGTCAATTCTTGCGCGCGCGAGGTTGCCAAAGTTCCATCTCGCACTTGTGGAAGTCTCTCAGAATGCAAGAGATACACGAAAAATCCTATCTCTGAGCTCATAAGAGTGTGTGGGCGCATGTTGCCAGAGTAAGGAGCAGCTTTGGTACCATATTTGGAAAATGTTCCTGCGCCCTAAGCAATATAGTATACAAGCTGACATATGAAGACAGGCCAATGCGACATTTAATATGCGCATAATTAGCCAAGGAAAAGCCCTTGAGCATGAGAGACTAAAGTCGCTCTCGCGTGCTCGCTCTCTCGCGGGCTCGGAGAAAAAGACTGTGCAAGCTATGATGGCAAGACCGGAATCGGAACGCCAGCGCCAACACTTGAGGTGTATCCTTTGAGCAATACATTCGAATAGCTTCTCAGAAACAGGCGGAATCTCCATGGAATACCATTGATCAAACAATTCGATCACTACAGCTGCAAACTGACTCGAGGCTGCGACGCAATGCCTTCAGATCCAAACTTGCTTACCAACCCCGCAGCCTTATAGTCTACATGGCGAGGACCACAAGatacagtacatgtagtcttgACCGGTATTAGGTAAGAGTTGCTTGCTGTTAGTGCAGCAACATGACGCTTACTTCAAGTAACTGGAACTGCTCTCATTCCCCGCCGTCGGATGTTAGACTCGGAACAGACGGGAGGTTGCGGAGCTCAGCTATAGTCAAGTCCCGAAATGCGCGTACGCGGGGGAGCAAACCGGACGGCACTCAGTTCGAACAATTTTCTGGGGAACCGGGGTCGACGGACAAGGAGCTACTCGAATAGCTAGTGGAAGAGAGCagtccaatccaatccaCGTCATGGGGCGCCCTTTTTCTCTATCCACACACTGCTTCTCGTCTATCGGCGACGGTCTATAACTTGTTTCTtatctttttctctttgatttCTATTCGCCGTTCTGCTGCTAGTTTCGCCCTGCTAGCTACAACACAATGCCGCGACGACGCGCCAGCAAGGCTTGTCTTCACTGCCGCCAGAGAAAAGTTCGCTGCGATGTGACGCTGCGAGGGGTTCCCTGCTTGAACTGCCAGCTTGACCACCAGACATGCGCCATTCAGGAGCGCAAATCCAAACGGTATGGCGACCGTGACTGCGAACTGTTCCTGCATCAGACTGACTGTGGGCGGCCAAAGACCGCTGTCAGATTCGAAAATCTCGGCCTACCGTGAAGGCGGCTCGGTGATCGAAGGCCTATCGACGAGAGTCGCAGACGAGAAGCCCTCGGGCATCGACAGCATAGATCAATGGGCCAAGCGACTGAACGGAGTGCCGCCGTTTGGCAAAGGATCATCGACCAGCCCTCATAGCGACGAACGATCGAACGAAAGCAACTGCATCGACCTCGACGGATTCTCGCCAAAGACGGCCTCGGCAATCGCGAATGTACACAACGGCAAAACGAAGTCGGGTCGGTTTGGATCAAATTCATCGAGAGCGgcggccaatggcagcggaTACAATAGCTATGACACGCTGCCCTTTATCGCAACCCCCGACCTGGGCCATCTCTCAGCGCTGGATGTTCGGTTTATGCAGCTGAATGGGTGTTTCGAGCTTCCCCCTATGCCGATTCTCAACGAACTAGTTCGCATGTATTTCCTCCATACACATCCCATCGTACCGCTACTTGATGAGGGTGATTTCTGGGATTCCTTCTCATGTTCCAATGGAGAAAAGATCCCACTACTTTTGTTTCAAGCGATGGTCTTCGCTGCGTGTGCCGTGAGCCTCGAGTCCTACATATCCTTCGTATAATGTTCATGCTATAATCTCTAACAAACACACTCAATAGTTCATTCCAGAAGCTgttgcagaagcagcaggcttCCCCTACCCAAGGGCAGCCGCAGAGGCCTTTTAcaagaagaccaaggtcTGAAGCCTATCCCAAGCACGCCATTGCAATGAACACTGCTAAGATTGCGAAACGATGCTTTGTACAGATCCTATACGACTTTGAAATCGAGTCAAATCCCATTGCTCTCGGCCAAGTGGCGATACTGCTCACATTCTGGCCCGGCGGTCTACGGCTAGGTCTTACGAAAGCAAACTCAGAATGGCTGAGCACAGCCATTCGACACGCAAAATCCCTCCGAGCACATCACTTGTCGTCGAAGCATGCCAGCCAGCACACGCAAAATATCCTCCCCAAAACACGGAGATTGCTTCGGCGACTATGGTGGTGCTGCTACTTTCGCGACCGCTCCCTCGCGCTGGCTCTTCATCGGACGATGCGGATCCCTGGCAAGTATCCATTGCTGACTCTGGAGGACTTTGAAAACGAAATCCACCGCTCTCGCGTGTATAACGCCGAAGCAAAGCGGCGTTTCTTCGACATATTCAATCAGATATCCAAGTTGGTCGTCATCATGACAGACGTGCTCCGGCTATGTTCGATTTCAGAAGACGGAATCGATAGCGAGACGACCAGGACGGATCATCAAGCAATGGCGAATTGCATGGCTCAGCTGCAAGCATGGCATGATGAAACCAGGCTGCAGTTCCCAGACAATGGAGATCGGCCAGGGGTCCAGCCACATTTTGTCATCATACAGACTAATCTGATGTTTATATACTACTTGTAAGTCCCAATGTCACCTACCCATCACCGTGAGATGCTGGTATATAATACTGCAACACTCTGCACATGCGGTAATACAGCAAACATAAAGACAACGCTGACAGGGGCTGATTCAGCGCTGCAAAACTGGCCATCCACCACCAAGAGATTTTCTACGCCGTTCGCGACTCCGACAACGCAAATGGCGAAGGGCCGTACCCCTTGCTTGCCGGCAAAAGCGACCAAGTTCGCGATGCCGTCGACAACCTAATCAAGCACCTTTCCAACCCTGTGCAGCTTGGACTGGCGCAATATCTGCCCGTCAGCGTGTAAGATTAACCTATACTGCCACCACTCACCATTCTAACCCCTGCCCGTGAGCATGAATGCTTTATGCTAACTCGTTCTGGACGTCAAAGTGTTGCATTTGTTGCCATGCCCCTCCTGGTGCAGATTCTCAACGCAAAGATCTTATCCCGTGGCGTTGTCAGCTCGCGGGCGGCAATGCACCAAGAGCAACTGCATTCCCTGATCAATCTCGTCAAGCAATGCCACCGGCGGCTCGGTGGAGTCGACGCCATGTGTGTGATTATTCGACGACTGACAGACGCGGCTCAGTCCCGATTCATGACCGGAAAGGCGTCTCAGGTCACCGAGTTCATCGAGCTGATTGACTACAGCCCGCTTGAGTACCTGAGATTCTTCCTGAACCTGGATCTGAACCTCAGCAACGCCACGTTGGTGGAGAATATCCGGTTCTCAGAGCTGAAAGAAGAATTGGCCCAATCCAAAAAGACTCCGTCAGAAAGCGAGCGCCATACGCCGGTTCCGGATGCAGAACAGACCCTGTCATCCACGCAGCCAACAGAGCCAACAGAGCCAGCCCTTCTGCCCACAACTACACCTACGCAGCAAGATGCATGGGGCCTGAATTTCCCGGGGGCCAAAGCCGACCCGTTTGCACTGGGCGACTCTCCGTTGGACTTTGACGAGCTGCTAAGCGGGCAGGGCATGCTGGGCATCGACCCGTCTTTGATAGACTTGGAAACCCTAGGGAACCCTTTTATGAACCAACGTATGGAGTGGGAGATGGATGCTTGGCTGCTGGGAGGATCCTAGAGGCCACAGCCAGTTGTAGCTGATAGTAGGACATGTGAAAATATTTTCAAAGGGCGCGTGATATGTGTCATTTCAATCAGGAATATCCCAGGAAACTTCGAAAAGGAGGCAAAAAAACGATTTAGCATGGCGCTAGGGGGGCGGTTATTGATTGTGTCTATTCCTATAGTGTTTGCGTTGTTTGCCGAAGCACGAGAATAGCTCACGGCCCAACTGACAGAGAAATTCGAACTTGGTTTTGTGCCGAGCTCCATGATAATATCCCAAAATAAAAGTTTCCTTCACCGTCACACAGCAAGCTAgaggtgaaaaaaaaaaaaaggcgccGTTGAACGCCCACGAATCATGCCATCCTTGAATGATGGGGTGATGCATTTAGCCGGAGCTTTCACCGAGTGTCCAGCGCCCAAAACGTGGAATTTTTCCAATGCCAAGGTTACGGCTCGAGGCATCCCATCCCGGATGAGTTGCCCGGAGCAGATGACTCTCAGAGCATATTAGCGGCTGATCCCGTATTGGGCGCCACATAGACACACCCCCATACTTTCCGGTTAATATAGCCGCCTCGTGGATTCGTTGGAGTGGGCTTTACTACCACTACTAGATCCTTGAGTCGACAAGGCTTCCCCATTCGCGGGTGTGGGTTTGTGGGGTAATATTGCCGCAACTGGGGAATCTCATTCGCCTTGCCAGACAGCTAAACTCCACTGCTTTGGGGAAATGGGAATCGCGATCCAGCAGAAACGCGGAGGGCGTGTAAGCCGGTAACCCAGCTGTTGGTCCAATACGTGTACTTGGGGTGGTAGTTGCTACGGCACCATGAGGAACTGCTCTGCAGAAGTGACATTGCTGATAGGTGCTACTCCAACTTGATCCGGACTGCTGCAGATgggctacatgtacatgctCCGCTGGTCTAGCGGTAGCCCAGACATGCTATTTATCCTCCCGCTGGAGATTCAGCTTCATTACCCACTACATCGTCATGTTGATATTAGAATGGGAAAAGGGCTAGTCTAGTATTATTAGGTACTCCTACTACTATGTAGCTGCAGCATTTTGACGTTTTCTCCCAGCCTTacccttcatcttcctccagACAGTGCTTGGCCGAAGCGGGCTGAGTACTCCGGGAAAAACTCAGATTATCTTCTGATCTGGGGAACTCGCCGCATAGGGTCGCCACGGGTGACTATAGTCGGACCGTTAACACTTTTCCTCGCCGCTCTTTATTCCTTTAGGACGACGGCCCCTGTCAGTCTGTTAGTCGGCTCGATATTGGTGAGCCACTCGTGAGCTACGGGATATTTCAAGGCTGCGGCTATTTAGGCTAAATGGCCAGAGCGCTCCTTGCCGTAGCGCCGAGGGCACCACGCGCTTTGGGTGAATATCGCATTGATTCTTCGAGATGACCCTGCCCGTCGGGTACATGGAGACAAGAGCTCGAAAAGACAAATCATTTATAAAGTAGTAATGGCCCTCTGCTTCCCAGGGTCGTATTGCAGGATGTAACAGGGCTCAATCCGGactctgcctttttcttctcctcctcctcctcctcctcctctttcttctttccatcatctacttttttcttcctttcgaTATCCTaaatcttcttttgttttgcaACAAgtgaagaaaggaaatacGTCCCCATCTCTCGTCCTCACAATGGGCGTCCAAGGCGACTCCGGCGCTGCCATCTACAATGCAGCGTTGAATCGCCGCCAGGCCCTCATGGGCAACAGCGGAGCTCGCGCTCTTGTCAAGAACTTTCGTGTCTTCagcttggctgcctttgccTGTATCGGTGGTGTGCTGTATGGTTACAACCAGGGCATGTTTTCTGGTGTTCTTGCCATGCCATCTTTCAAACAGCGTAAGTAGCGTTTACTTCATCCGTGAACTTACAGCAGTATAAGGTCGAATGTTTGACTAACATATTGTCTAGACATGGGAGCGTACGATCCTCTCGACCCCAATGCTAGCCAGACCAAGAAGGGTTGGTTGACAGCCATCCTGGAACTTGGTGCCTGGTTCGGCACCCTGTTCTCTGGTTTCATGGCCGAGGCCATCTCCCGTAAATATGGCATCATCGTTGCCTGCTGCATCTTCATTATCGGTGTTGTTGTTCAGGCATCCTCCATCCAAGCCGGATACCCCGCCATTCTCGGAGGCCGATTCGTCACGTACGTTTTCATTCGAGTTTACAATAGATATGGATATGAATTTATACTAACTTGCAACGCAGCGGTATGGGAGTTGGAAGCTTGTCTATGATTGTACCAATCTACAACTCCGAAGTAGCTCCTCCGTAAGTTTGATATCTACTTCCCAAAATTATCACGAAATAGCTGACAACTCGCCAAGTGAGGTCCGAGGTGCCCTTGTTGCCCTCCAACAGCTCGCCATCTGCTTTGGAATCATGGTTTCATTCTGGATTGATTAGTATGTCCTTTACAACAAAATATTACACCTACATCTACGGCAGCACTAACGTATCTTAGCGGCACCAACTACATTGGCGGAACCTTGCTTGGCGAACAGAGCGACGCATCTTGGCTTGTACCCGTGTGCCTCCAGATCTTCCCCTGCCTGTGTCTCCTGGTCGGCATGATCTTTATGCCATTCTCTCCCCGTTGGCTGGTTCACCACGACCGCGAAGGCGAAGCTAGACAGATTCTCTCAACCCTCCGAGGTCTTCCCATTGACCACGAGCTGATTGAACTCGAATTCCTGGAAATCAAGGCTCAGTCTCTGTTTGAAAAGCGAAGCATCGCCGAGCAGTTTCCTCAGCTCCGTGAGCAAACTGTGTGGAACAACTTCAAGCTTCAATTTGTTGCCATCAAGTCTCTCTTTACCTCAAGGAGCATGCTGAAGCGTAGTGCCATTGCCAGTATCACCATGTTTTTCCAGCAGGTAAGACTACGAACCGTCCTACGCCCGCCTTGCTGAGGAATACTAACACTCTTGGAAGTGGACAGGAATCAACGCCGTGCTTTACTACGCCCCGACCATCTTCCAGGATCTCGGACAAACCGACAACACCGTTTCTCTGCTTGCCACCGGCGTGGTTGGCATCGTCATGTTCGTTGCCACAGTCCCAGCCGTGCTGTGGGTCGATCGAATTGGACGCAAGCCCGTGCTGATTACCGGTGCCATCGGTATGGCTACATGccacatcatcatcgccattctCTTTGCCAAGAACTCCAAGGACTGGCCAAACCACCAGGCTGCCGGTtgggctgccattgccatggTCTGGCTCTTTGTCGTTCACTTCGGCTACAGTTGGGGACCTTGTGCCTGGATCATCATCGCCGAGATCTGGCCATTGAGCACTCGACCCTATGGTGTCTCGCTGGGCGCATCTAGCAACTGGATGAACAACTTTATGTAAGTCGACATGCAGCTATCCAAACTTGCATTCAGCCTCTAATCCAACTTTTCACAGCATTGGTCAAGTCACCCCTGATATGTTGCAAGGCATCACGTATGGTACTTATATCCTCTTCGGAGTCCTCACGTACCTTGGTGCTGCGTTCATCTACTTCTTCGTCCCCGAGACCAAGCGTCTAACCCTAGAAGAGATGGTAAGATACCTCATCACGTCCAAATCTACAAAAGCCACGATACTTACTGTTACTATAGGACATCATCTTTGGCAGCGAAGGTACCGCGCGTGCAGACTTTGAGCGCATGGAGGAGATCAACAACGAAATTGGCCTCAACGCAATCCTTTACAGCCAACATCCTGATGAGGTGGTGACAGTGGAGGCTGAGAAGTCCTAGAGTGCTGGGCATACACAAGTTCTTGGGGATGAAGATTGGTAGTAGCGAAATGCAGAGTGAATTGTGCATCAAATTGTCATGTTGCATGTATTGATCTCAGCTGCTCGGAAACTTATTAGCAATGCTTAATGACTTGCGAATTAATAACAATATATCCATAATCTTAGCATGTATCTTTATGTGCAAGTTGCAGATTTATTTTCCACGATTCATCAAAGTCAATAAAAATAGTTGGGGCAGTAAACGAGGGGTTTGTATAGTGATCGAGTAATCAGAGTCAGATGAGGCCTGTGATATATAGCTGGCCACAGATACTGTCTTAAACACAAACTAAGCTAGGAACGGCTGCTAATTATCATATGGAGCTCACGATCATGAAGAGTTTAACTGTCTTTGGTAACCTGATGGAAGTAGTCTCTTTGGAACTGGAATAGTCGCTGGTAGCacatctccaccatcttTCCGCACCGAGGAGGGGAAGACCCCACTCCACGATTTCTACCCAGTAATACTCCATTGATAGGCCTTGGTCGTTCTGCATGGGACGCAGATGATAGGAATGAAATTGCTCCGTGGATTGTTCAAAGCGAAACCAAATCTTGAAAGGAAAAGTGGCCAGTTGCTGCATCAGATTGCTGTGTGAAATCGGAGCTTCTTGTATGCGAAATTGCAGGGTAACACAAGCAAGCAGTATAATCACTAGTGATAAGCTTCCGGTGGCTTCGGCTTGTCTGTCACAAGTCCACGCTGCTCTAAGATGGCTTCAATTAGCGTGTATCTAGACGCTGATAGCATTAAGTGGCGACAGTTCCCCGCGGCGTGTAGCCTAGTCAAGGGTCGTTTGTCTTACAAGTGACGAATGTGATTACATCAATGTCTCGTTAGCCAGTGGAGGGTATATATAGGCTTGTGCTGCTTCTCCGATTGTGAGATCCGTTCCCTCTAGTAACAACCTATCGTCTTTAAATAAAATGACTGCCTCCGTGAAGATTTCTTTGCCCAATGGGCTCAATTATGACCAGCCCACTGGCCTTTTCATCGACAATAAATTCATCGCCGGCAATGGCGAAAAGTTTACCGTTTATAATCCCGCGTAAGGCTCTCTAACCATACTTCTAGGCCGAGTGTGCTTTATGTGAACAGTGTAACCTAACATAATACTCATTAGAACTGAAGAGGAGATCATCACTTTACAAGGCGCGTCAGAGGCCGACATAGATAAagctgttgccgctgctcgcCGCGCTTTCGAGGGAGAATGGTCGGAGCTTGAAACAAAAGATCGCGGCGCCCTCATCTACAAGCTTGCCGAATTGATtgagagagacagaaagCTACTGGCAAGCATTGATTCCTTCGACAACGGCAAGTCCTTTGCCGACGCATATGGACTGGACCTTCTTGAGAGCTACAATGTCTTCCGATACTACGCCGGCACTGCCGATAAGATCATGGGCAAGACAATCGAGACGGGGCCCACGAAGCTGGCCTATGTGTTACAAGAGCCTCTCGGAGTCTGTGGCCAGATTATTCCCTGGTAGGTTAACTTGAAGAGGCAAGCTATTACTTGTTAGTATATCGCGACTAACAGAGTGCCAGGAATTATCCCTTCATGATGCTCGCATGGAAGATTGCGCCGGCTCTAGCATGCGGAAATACTGTAGTGCTGAAGCCTGCAGAACAAACACCTCTCTCGGCTCTATACTTTGGCAACCTCGTCGCCGAAGCTGGCTTTCCCCCAGGTGTCGTTAACATTGTCCCCGGCCTCGGAGGTGTAGCCGGCAAAGCTCTTGCAAGCCACATGGACGTGGACAAGATTGCCTTTACTGGAAGCACCGCCACTGGAAAGGCGATTATGAAGTCGGCCGCAAGTAATCTGAAGAATATTACTTTAGAATGCGGTGGCAAGAGTCCTTGTATCATTTTCGATGATGCAGATCTCGATCAGGCTGTGAAATGGAGTCACGGCGGTATCATGGATAACATGGGTCAAGTAAGTCTATACATAGAAGCTTCATCTCAATTGCGTCGCCATAATTAATCTTGACTTCTTAGGTTTGCACATCAACATCTCGAATTTGCGTACAAGATACAATCTACGACAAGTTCCTCGAAAAGTTTACCCAGAGAACCAAGGAGCTCGCCTCAAAGATTGGCGATCCTTTCCATGAAGACACTTACCAAGGCCCTCAAGTCTCCAAAGCGCAATTCGACAGAGTATTGGGCTACATcgaagagggcaagaagtCTGGCGCCCGACTGCTCCATGGCGGTGCCAAGCACGGTGACAAGGGCTACTTTATCCAGCCCACCATTTTTGCCGACGTATGAACCATATTTCTTGTCTTATCAACAATTTACTGTGAAACTCCACTAACTCGAGGCATTATAGACTACGGAAGATATGAAAATCGTCAAAGAGGAGATTTTCGGCCCTGTCGTTGCCATTTCCAAGTTCAGCACCGAggcagaagccatcgccaaggcaAATGACACCTCATATGGACTGGCCGCCGCAGTTTTCACGCAAAGGGTGGCTAGGGCACACAAAGTAGCTCGCAAGCTCCAAGCCGGCATGGTTTTCATAAACTCGTCTGGCGATTCACATTTTGGCATTCCGTTTGGCGGCTACAAGTCGTCGGGCATTGGCAGAGAGCTTGGCCAGTACGCGCTGGATGCTTACACGCAATCTAAAGCAGTCCATATTAATCTAGGCACCGAGCTATAATTAAGTCTTTTTGGTAGAGACACGActgagaaaagaataaaagctTGTTAATTCTCTTCACTCAAGATACTGTTTAGTAAGAATAATATATTACAAATGTGAGGCCGCCAAACGCGTGCAGTGACACTATCTTCAGAGCAAACCTACGCCCTTACCCGTATCTACCCGATCTGTAGCTAATCAACCCATTTAATTTACGCCATAGAAATGCAATCTAAACATACGAGAGCATATCCACGTGATGGATTCGGCGTCCGGTGATAGCAGGCCGTTAGCTTATCGACTTTGAGCCACCACGACCCCTCATTTGCCGTGATACCATGAGGGGTAGCGGAGAATATCTGGTAATAGCGCTCGCTCTCTTTAGATACCACTTCTAGCGCTCCTTTTAGATTCCGTTTCAGGCCAAACCTTCCCCAGACTCTGGAATCTGGTCGCCTCCATTGggcggcgtcaagggcgACAGTCCATAAGTGGAACTCGCGGACCCCGTTATAAGCCGGCCTCAGCCTCGATCT is drawn from Trichoderma atroviride chromosome 7, complete sequence and contains these coding sequences:
- a CDS encoding uncharacterized protein (EggNog:ENOG41~TransMembrane:1 (o540-558i)), with amino-acid sequence MPRRRASKACLHCRQRKVRCDVTLRGVPCLNCQLDHQTCAIQERKSKRPLSDSKISAYREGGSVIEGLSTRVADEKPSGIDSIDQWAKRLNGVPPFGKGSSTSPHSDERSNESNCIDLDGFSPKTASAIANVHNGKTKSGRFGSNSSRAAANGSGYNSYDTLPFIATPDLGHLSALDVRFMQLNGCFELPPMPILNELVRMYFLHTHPIVPLLDEGDFWDSFSCSNGEKIPLLLFQAMVFAACAFIPEAVAEAAGFPYPRAAAEAFYKKTKILYDFEIESNPIALGQVAILLTFWPGGLRLGLTKANSEWLSTAIRHAKSLRAHHLSSKHASQHTQNILPKTRRLLRRLWWCCYFRDRSLALALHRTMRIPGKYPLLTLEDFENEIHRSRVYNAEAKRRFFDIFNQISKLVVIMTDVLRLCSISEDGIDSETTRTDHQAMANCMAQLQAWHDETRLQFPDNGDRPGVQPHFVIIQTNLMFIYYFAAKLAIHHQEIFYAVRDSDNANGEGPYPLLAGKSDQVRDAVDNLIKHLSNPVQLGLAQYLPVSVVAFVAMPLLVQILNAKILSRGVVSSRAAMHQEQLHSLINLVKQCHRRLGGVDAMCVIIRRLTDAAQSRFMTGKASQVTEFIELIDYSPLEYLRFFLNLDLNLSNATLVENIRFSELKEELAQSKKTPSESERHTPVPDAEQTLSSTQPTEPTEPALLPTTTPTQQDAWGLNFPGAKADPFALGDSPLDFDELLSGQGMLGIDPSLIDLETLGNPFMNQRMEWEMDAWLLGGS
- a CDS encoding uncharacterized protein (EggNog:ENOG41~TransMembrane:12 (i35-53o87-108i115-135o141-163i175-194o214-237i323-345o357-381i388-409o421-447i459-476o488-509i)); this encodes MGVQGDSGAAIYNAALNRRQALMGNSGARALVKNFRVFSLAAFACIGGVLYGYNQGMFSGVLAMPSFKQHMGAYDPLDPNASQTKKGWLTAILELGAWFGTLFSGFMAEAISRKYGIIVACCIFIIGVVVQASSIQAGYPAILGGRFVTGMGVGSLSMIVPIYNSEVAPPEVRGALVALQQLAICFGIMVSFWIDYGTNYIGGTLLGEQSDASWLVPVCLQIFPCLCLLVGMIFMPFSPRWLVHHDREGEARQILSTLRGLPIDHELIELEFLEIKAQSLFEKRSIAEQFPQLREQTVWNNFKLQFVAIKSLFTSRSMLKRSAIASITMFFQQWTGINAVLYYAPTIFQDLGQTDNTVSLLATGVVGIVMFVATVPAVLWVDRIGRKPVLITGAIGMATCHIIIAILFAKNSKDWPNHQAAGWAAIAMVWLFVVHFGYSWGPCAWIIIAEIWPLSTRPYGVSLGASSNWMNNFIIGQVTPDMLQGITYGTYILFGVLTYLGAAFIYFFVPETKRLTLEEMDIIFGSEGTARADFERMEEINNEIGLNAILYSQHPDEVVTVEAEKS